In a genomic window of Candidatus Gorgyraea atricola:
- the secA gene encoding preprotein translocase subunit SecA yields MANWILNKIIGSQNQREIKKLQPLVDKINSLEPEVQKLSDAELRQKTDEFRNRVSNGAKLDEILPEAFAVVREVSQRTIGMRHFDVQLMGGVALHQGKIAEMTTGEGKTLVATLPAYLNALSGKGVHIITVNDYLARRDREWMGPVYEFLGLSVGVIQHDMDPEAKQISYRSDIAYGTNNEFGFDYLRDNMVARAENMVQGELNYAIVDEVDSILIDEARTPLIISGPSEESTDKYYTCNKIVPSLKGRIILEKDEIDAKFKGIDLSTGYDYIVDEKAHTAHLTEDGEAKVAEMLGITNMHDMSTMEYRHHIIQALKAHNLFEKDVDYVVKEGGVLIVDEFTGRLMPGRRWSDGLHQAVEAKEGLKIERENQTLATITFQNYFRMYKKLAGMTGTAMTEAQEFSHIYKLDTIAVPTNKTLIRTHYPDVIYKTEKEKFNAVCNEIEELYKKGRPILVGTISIEKSERLGSMLKRRNIPHNVLNAKYHEMEAVIIAQAGRLRAVTIATNMAGRGTDILLGGNPESTVSDWLKAKGLGPKNVTEDEVKGMLSEAKEKVKKEHEEVVSLDGLHIIGTERHESRRVDNQLRGRSGRQGDPGSSKFYISLEDDLMRLFGSGRISAIYEKLGIEEGQDIQHPLVSRAIEVAQKRVEQHNFDIRKHVLEYDNVMNKQREVIYEERRKVLAGENIKQHLHEIIKEVIDSAMGLYFNAEAHKSDWQYAEFCEWFRSKFNIRLQNIEDMVEGKDSDTILNELSTMVKSAYEEKEKKMAPGLLRHIEKMLMLQVIDTKWKDHLHAMDNLREGIGLRAYGQRDPLVEYQHEGYDMFMSMIDSIKDETLEFLFKVQAVREDTSSRGVFQSLPQQFVHDEIAPMSGPPPSQPPRDLPEPPTQHKREEPKVGRNDPCPCHSGRKYKKCCGK; encoded by the coding sequence ATGGCTAACTGGATATTAAATAAAATCATCGGGTCGCAAAATCAGCGGGAGATCAAGAAGCTGCAGCCGCTCGTGGATAAGATAAATTCTTTAGAGCCAGAGGTGCAGAAGCTTAGCGACGCTGAACTGCGCCAAAAAACAGACGAGTTTCGAAATCGCGTTTCAAACGGCGCAAAACTCGACGAGATCCTACCTGAGGCATTTGCAGTAGTGCGCGAGGTCAGTCAGCGCACCATAGGCATGCGGCATTTTGATGTGCAGCTTATGGGTGGCGTAGCGCTTCATCAGGGAAAGATCGCTGAGATGACAACAGGTGAAGGAAAAACTCTTGTCGCGACATTGCCAGCATATCTGAACGCGCTGAGCGGCAAAGGCGTCCACATCATCACTGTGAATGATTATCTTGCCCGTCGCGACAGAGAATGGATGGGGCCAGTGTATGAGTTTCTTGGGCTTAGCGTAGGCGTTATCCAGCACGACATGGACCCTGAGGCAAAACAGATCTCTTACAGAAGTGACATCGCCTATGGCACGAACAATGAATTTGGTTTTGATTATCTCAGGGATAACATGGTTGCGCGCGCTGAAAACATGGTGCAGGGTGAGCTAAATTACGCGATCGTCGACGAGGTGGATAGCATCCTAATAGATGAGGCGCGCACCCCGCTTATCATCTCAGGCCCGTCAGAAGAATCCACAGATAAATATTATACCTGCAATAAAATAGTGCCGAGTCTAAAAGGCCGCATAATCCTGGAAAAAGACGAGATCGACGCGAAATTCAAAGGCATAGACCTTTCAACAGGCTATGACTATATCGTGGACGAAAAGGCGCACACCGCGCATCTTACAGAAGATGGCGAGGCAAAGGTCGCTGAGATGCTCGGCATAACCAACATGCACGATATGTCCACCATGGAATACCGTCACCACATAATCCAGGCATTAAAGGCGCATAATCTTTTTGAAAAAGACGTGGACTATGTAGTGAAAGAAGGAGGGGTGCTCATAGTCGACGAATTTACTGGCAGGCTTATGCCTGGCAGGCGCTGGTCAGATGGCCTGCACCAGGCAGTAGAGGCAAAAGAGGGCCTGAAGATAGAAAGAGAAAACCAGACACTCGCCACCATTACATTTCAAAATTATTTCAGGATGTACAAAAAGCTCGCTGGCATGACTGGCACCGCGATGACAGAGGCGCAGGAATTCAGCCACATCTATAAATTAGACACAATAGCAGTGCCTACGAATAAGACATTGATAAGGACGCATTATCCAGATGTCATCTATAAAACAGAAAAAGAAAAATTCAACGCAGTCTGCAATGAGATCGAAGAACTTTACAAAAAAGGCCGCCCGATCCTCGTCGGTACTATTTCAATAGAAAAGTCAGAACGCCTGGGCTCGATGCTCAAGCGCCGCAACATCCCGCATAATGTCCTGAATGCGAAATATCACGAGATGGAGGCAGTCATTATCGCGCAGGCAGGCAGGCTCAGGGCAGTCACGATCGCCACAAACATGGCTGGCCGCGGCACAGATATTTTGCTCGGCGGCAATCCTGAATCCACGGTGAGTGACTGGCTAAAGGCAAAAGGCCTGGGCCCGAAGAATGTGACTGAGGATGAAGTAAAAGGTATGCTGAGCGAGGCAAAAGAAAAGGTAAAGAAAGAACATGAAGAGGTTGTCTCACTTGACGGCCTGCATATAATCGGTACAGAACGCCACGAATCCCGTCGCGTAGATAATCAGTTGCGCGGACGTTCAGGCAGGCAGGGCGATCCTGGCTCGTCGAAGTTTTACATATCTTTAGAGGATGACCTGATGCGGCTCTTTGGCTCTGGCAGGATCTCAGCTATATATGAGAAGCTCGGCATAGAAGAGGGTCAGGATATACAGCACCCTCTTGTCTCACGCGCCATCGAGGTCGCGCAGAAAAGAGTGGAACAGCATAACTTTGACATACGAAAACACGTGCTCGAATATGACAATGTGATGAATAAGCAAAGAGAGGTCATATACGAGGAGCGGCGCAAGGTCTTAGCAGGTGAAAATATAAAACAGCATCTCCATGAGATCATAAAGGAAGTCATTGATAGCGCAATGGGCCTTTATTTCAATGCTGAGGCGCATAAGAGTGACTGGCAGTATGCTGAGTTTTGCGAATGGTTCCGGTCAAAGTTTAATATCAGACTTCAGAATATAGAAGACATGGTCGAAGGCAAAGATAGCGACACAATTCTTAATGAACTGAGCACAATGGTAAAATCCGCGTACGAAGAAAAAGAAAAAAAGATGGCGCCAGGGCTCTTGAGACATATCGAAAAGATGCTCATGCTCCAGGTCATTGATACAAAATGGAAAGATCATCTTCATGCAATGGATAATCTGCGAGAAGGGATCGGCTTGCGCGCATATGGACAGCGTGATCCATTAGTGGAATATCAGCATGAAGGGTATGATATGTTTATGAGCATGATAGATTCTATCAAGGATGAGACATTGGAATTTTTGTTCAAGGTCCAGGCTGTGCGCGAAGATACTTCTTCGCGAGGTGTGTTCCAGTCGCTCCCACAGCAGTTCGTACATGATGAGATCGCTCCTATGTCAGGGCCTCCTCCTTCACAGCCACCGCGAGATCTACCAGAGCCGCCTACTCAGCATAAAAGAGAAGAGCCTAAGGTCGGCAGAAATGACCCATGCCCATGCCATAGCGGCAGGAAGTATAAGAAGTGTTGTGGGAAATGA
- the lnt gene encoding apolipoprotein N-acyltransferase — MLLTIISAILLILAFPNFNQSYFVFIGFVPLLFAIQKKSAKKAFWNSYLCGFLFYLGVLYWLYHVTGVGLIILCLYLALYFGIFGFLFNRATYYTSGFSLLFIPLIWIFLEYVQSHLFSGFGWALLGYSQYKKLHLIQIADFAGVYGVSFLVMMVNVAVYKFFKRSAKHLVISALVLAMVFWYGKMRENEGEWGDGLKVSVIQGNIPQEIKWDPFASDEIMKSYFNLTRLAAFDEPDLIIWPETSFPGFFISDEEKTKQVLDLARKIQIPLLIGANTVDGLDILNSAVLISKKGEVIDKYDKLHLVPFGEFVPFGDKIPFLHRLVLGELGHFTAGEEYRIFKIEYPSPQKIFDFSTGEQQAANIEHRFATLICFEDIFPGIAKRFVQKGAQFLVVITNDAWYGKSGAPYQHTACSVFRAIENRVPIVRCANTGFSCFIDPYGRIHDPIEDIFTSKHKTSTVKLR, encoded by the coding sequence ATGCTACTCACCATCATCTCTGCCATACTACTAATACTCGCCTTCCCAAACTTTAATCAGAGTTATTTTGTTTTTATAGGTTTTGTCCCGCTCCTTTTTGCAATACAGAAAAAGTCGGCAAAAAAGGCATTTTGGAATTCGTACCTGTGCGGGTTTTTATTTTACCTCGGTGTCTTATACTGGCTTTACCATGTGACAGGTGTTGGACTTATTATTCTTTGTCTCTATCTTGCGCTGTATTTCGGGATCTTTGGATTTTTATTCAATCGCGCCACCTATTATACTTCAGGTTTCAGCCTTTTATTTATACCGCTAATATGGATTTTTCTTGAATATGTACAGTCTCATCTTTTTTCAGGTTTTGGCTGGGCCTTGCTGGGCTATTCGCAATACAAGAAGCTGCATCTAATCCAGATCGCGGATTTTGCAGGAGTCTATGGTGTTTCATTTCTTGTGATGATGGTGAATGTCGCAGTCTATAAGTTTTTCAAGAGATCAGCAAAACATCTTGTGATATCTGCTTTGGTTCTGGCAATGGTATTTTGGTATGGGAAAATGAGGGAGAATGAGGGGGAATGGGGGGATGGTCTTAAAGTATCAGTTATACAGGGAAACATTCCGCAGGAGATTAAATGGGATCCTTTTGCGAGTGACGAGATAATGAAGTCATATTTTAATCTAACCAGGCTCGCAGCATTTGACGAACCTGATTTAATAATCTGGCCTGAGACGTCTTTCCCTGGATTTTTTATAAGCGATGAGGAAAAAACCAAACAGGTCCTTGATCTGGCAAGAAAGATACAGATCCCGCTTTTAATAGGAGCAAATACTGTAGATGGTTTGGATATTTTAAATAGCGCAGTGCTTATCTCAAAAAAAGGCGAAGTGATAGACAAATACGATAAGCTCCACCTTGTGCCTTTTGGCGAATTCGTGCCATTTGGAGACAAAATCCCTTTTTTGCATAGACTGGTGCTCGGCGAACTGGGTCATTTTACAGCAGGAGAAGAGTACAGGATATTTAAGATCGAATACCCTTCTCCGCAGAAAATCTTTGATTTTAGTACAGGCGAACAGCAAGCCGCAAACATCGAGCATAGATTTGCTACGCTGATCTGCTTCGAGGACATCTTTCCTGGCATTGCCAAGCGGTTTGTCCAGAAAGGCGCGCAGTTTCTAGTGGTAATCACGAACGATGCCTGGTATGGCAAAAGCGGCGCACCTTATCAACACACAGCCTGCTCAGTCTTCCGCGCAATCGAGAACCGCGTCCCAATCGTACGCTGCGCCAACACAGGCTTTTCCTGCTTCATAGACCCCTACGGCCGCATCCACGACCCCATAGAAGATATATTTACCTCTAAACACAAAACCTCCACTGTTAAACTGAGATAA
- a CDS encoding DnaJ domain-containing protein codes for MKKVILILIILSLLTQGQSFALRPRLRFNEPEILNSNKEINPEDYATGEEISITSGQVIPMPDTDGIYVVDYLLERYVDSDEAKTRLFAIVEKEGKDIIAKIISKEDNGTIKLWEKHKFIKGKFKSKYGKYVSGKWKLVFVNMEAYITAEEMPLVNRFPTFIPRTNQVHLPDYLMRLYPNIKRMIVKEKGNIITKIFSREDGKVIVWERYRFIPCGIITRGGAYFIGKWKRIFYLENYTVSREMPIAVVSPRLIPEGENRLYIPRYLMETYVNPNKAKTRLFAMLKKEEGYINCKIISRESDGIVKYWGNHKFILAKIKKQGVEFAGKWKFEWSKSFVAKKPKREVGKKEVSRENSSKKISFYRELKRQLKMGNKIKDYYKRLGLGIYATTDEIKRAYRMLVMQFHPDQGKDSDAKVFKLIKEAYEVLKDPKKRQSYDRFMRNSFKPTELKKINSYLERPENIGVIFHFDKRTGKRVFLIPRKVVAKAVKIDVDLIDWAIEKHNYQQHRKTGGYFTPFSFPPEKMLNSILETADAARTDN; via the coding sequence ATGAAAAAAGTAATATTGATTTTAATAATATTGTCCCTCCTGACTCAAGGGCAGAGTTTTGCCTTGAGGCCGCGTTTGCGTTTTAATGAGCCAGAAATACTTAATTCAAATAAAGAAATTAATCCTGAAGACTATGCCACAGGTGAAGAGATATCAATTACAAGTGGGCAGGTTATACCTATGCCAGACACAGACGGTATTTATGTGGTAGATTATCTACTAGAAAGATACGTTGATTCCGACGAGGCCAAGACAAGACTTTTTGCCATAGTCGAGAAAGAAGGAAAAGATATTATTGCCAAAATAATCTCCAAAGAAGATAATGGCACAATAAAACTTTGGGAAAAACATAAATTCATCAAAGGAAAATTTAAAAGTAAATACGGCAAATATGTTAGCGGCAAATGGAAACTTGTTTTCGTTAACATGGAAGCTTATATCACAGCTGAAGAAATGCCTCTTGTAAATAGATTTCCTACGTTTATTCCAAGAACCAATCAGGTACACTTACCGGATTACCTGATGAGATTATATCCCAACATCAAGAGGATGATAGTAAAAGAAAAAGGCAATATTATTACTAAAATATTCTCTAGAGAAGATGGTAAAGTGATAGTCTGGGAAAGGTATAGGTTCATTCCATGTGGGATTATAACGAGAGGCGGTGCATATTTTATTGGTAAATGGAAGCGCATTTTTTATCTAGAAAATTATACTGTCTCCAGAGAAATGCCTATTGCAGTAGTATCCCCGCGGTTGATACCAGAGGGAGAAAATAGACTCTATATACCACGTTATCTAATGGAAACCTATGTTAATCCTAACAAAGCCAAAACAAGACTTTTTGCTATGTTAAAAAAAGAAGAAGGCTATATTAACTGTAAAATAATTTCCAGAGAATCTGATGGAATAGTAAAATACTGGGGAAATCATAAGTTCATACTAGCCAAAATTAAAAAGCAGGGCGTAGAATTCGCTGGTAAATGGAAATTCGAATGGAGTAAAAGTTTTGTTGCTAAAAAGCCAAAAAGGGAAGTCGGTAAAAAAGAAGTCTCTAGAGAAAACTCTTCTAAAAAAATCTCTTTTTACCGCGAGCTCAAGAGGCAGTTGAAGATGGGAAATAAAATAAAAGACTATTACAAGAGGTTAGGGCTAGGCATATATGCCACTACTGACGAGATAAAAAGGGCATATCGCATGTTAGTAATGCAGTTTCATCCTGATCAGGGTAAAGATTCAGATGCAAAGGTCTTTAAATTGATCAAAGAGGCATATGAAGTTTTAAAGGATCCCAAAAAAAGACAAAGTTATGACCGTTTCATGAGAAATAGTTTCAAACCTACAGAGTTAAAGAAAATAAACAGTTACCTTGAGCGACCTGAGAATATAGGAGTAATTTTTCATTTTGACAAAAGGACGGGCAAGAGAGTATTCCTTATTCCGCGTAAGGTTGTAGCTAAAGCTGTAAAGATAGATGTTGATCTAATCGACTGGGCTATTGAGAAACATAACTATCAACAACATAGAAAAACTGGAGGATATTTCACCCCATTCTCCTTTCCACCTGAAAAGATGCTGAATAGTATATTAGAAACAGCAGACGCAGCACGGACAGATAATTAA